One region of Limnospira fusiformis SAG 85.79 genomic DNA includes:
- a CDS encoding Calx-beta domain-containing protein, with the protein MENTREILVAIAPEPSDYPNPLPALGFIGDVSVEPLTAAAQIEAALTQVNQQLTEFVASANFQGDLQTAFGAYTDVELGATIIEALTQGDTPEMIVVSSDLMNGVNGGFDSLTGTVYLSDAIIHSEKLVDVITEEFGHYIDSQLNEIDCPGDEGELFMRLVNGEVLSEVDLTYLRNKDDRVMILGGLVEVEANQDIVIDNHANFLPEISIADTQILEGDRGRSFAEFKVTLDRPSDQIVRVDYTTADGTATVADGDYELTNGRLIFPRGQTERVIRVPVIGDTKVEPDETFRVILSNPQNVTLANRQATGTILNDDVPEISIADTEILEGDRGRSLAEFKVTLDRPSDQIVRVDYNTADGTATVADRDYQRTTGRLVFPRGETERVIRVPVFGDTKVEPDETFRVILSNPQNVTLANRQATGTILNDDVPEISIADTEILEGDRGRSLAEFKVTLDRPSDQIVRVDYNTADGTATVADRDYQRTTGRLVFPRGETERVIRVPVFGDTKVEPDETFRVILSEPQNAELERGEATGTILNDDVPEISIADTQILEGDRGRSFAEFKVTLNSPSNQIVRVNYATADGTATVADRDYEPTSGELVFRRGQTERVIRVPVIGDTKVEPDETFKVILSDPQNAELGRDKATGTILNDDGLVSANISIADTQLKEGDRGRSFAEFKVTLDRPSNQIVRVNYTTADGTATVADRDYERTRGELVFRRGQTERVIRVPVIGDTKIEPDETFKVILSNPQNAELERGEAIGTILDDDDPIEPPVIPFVLGNLTGEIVRTNRIGFIESGKRDVNDYYSFRLNRTGTVTINLDDLVANANLELLGSRGELIDQSNNPGTQAEIITQRDLEPGIYYVRVHPHVSARTKYRLSIELI; encoded by the coding sequence ATGGAAAATACCAGGGAAATATTAGTGGCGATCGCGCCGGAACCATCGGATTATCCGAATCCCCTACCAGCACTGGGATTCATTGGGGATGTGTCCGTCGAACCACTGACAGCAGCAGCACAAATCGAGGCGGCATTAACTCAGGTTAACCAACAATTAACAGAGTTTGTCGCTTCGGCGAATTTTCAGGGGGATTTACAAACCGCTTTCGGTGCATATACGGATGTGGAATTAGGAGCAACTATTATTGAGGCTTTGACTCAGGGAGACACACCAGAGATGATAGTAGTGTCATCAGACCTAATGAATGGTGTTAATGGCGGTTTTGACTCTCTGACGGGTACGGTATATTTATCGGATGCGATAATTCACAGTGAGAAACTGGTGGATGTGATAACCGAAGAATTTGGGCATTATATAGACTCCCAATTAAACGAAATCGACTGCCCAGGAGATGAGGGTGAGTTATTTATGCGCCTGGTGAATGGGGAGGTATTGAGTGAAGTTGATCTAACTTATTTGAGGAATAAAGATGACCGAGTAATGATTTTGGGTGGGTTGGTTGAGGTAGAAGCCAATCAAGATATTGTCATTGATAATCATGCCAACTTTTTACCGGAAATCTCTATAGCAGATACCCAAATACTGGAAGGCGATCGCGGTCGCAGTTTTGCGGAATTTAAGGTAACTCTCGACCGTCCCAGTGACCAAATCGTGAGGGTGGATTATACTACCGCTGATGGCACGGCTACCGTCGCTGACGGAGATTATGAGCTAACTAACGGACGGTTAATTTTTCCGAGGGGTCAAACGGAAAGGGTGATCAGAGTTCCGGTGATTGGAGATACTAAAGTCGAACCGGATGAAACCTTTAGGGTAATCCTGAGTAACCCACAAAATGTGACTTTAGCTAATCGACAGGCTACGGGTACTATTCTTAATGATGATGTACCAGAAATCTCTATAGCAGATACCGAAATACTGGAAGGCGATCGCGGTCGCAGTTTGGCGGAATTTAAGGTAACTCTCGACCGTCCCAGTGACCAAATCGTGAGGGTGGATTATAATACGGCTGATGGCACGGCTACGGTGGCTGACCGTGACTATCAGCGAACTACGGGACGGTTAGTTTTTCCGCGAGGGGAAACGGAAAGGGTGATCAGAGTTCCGGTGTTTGGAGATACTAAAGTCGAACCGGATGAAACCTTTAGGGTAATCCTGAGTAACCCACAAAATGTGACTTTAGCTAATCGACAGGCTACGGGTACTATTCTTAATGATGATGTACCAGAAATCTCTATAGCAGATACCGAAATACTGGAAGGCGATCGCGGTCGCAGTTTGGCGGAATTTAAGGTAACTCTCGACCGTCCCAGTGACCAAATCGTGAGGGTGGATTATAATACGGCTGATGGCACGGCTACGGTGGCTGACCGTGACTATCAGCGAACTACGGGACGGTTAGTTTTTCCGCGAGGGGAAACGGAAAGGGTGATCAGAGTTCCGGTGTTTGGAGATACCAAAGTCGAACCGGATGAAACCTTTAGGGTAATTCTGAGTGAACCACAAAATGCCGAGTTGGAACGGGGTGAAGCTACGGGTACTATTCTTAATGATGATGTACCAGAAATCTCTATAGCAGATACCCAAATACTGGAAGGCGATCGCGGTCGCAGTTTTGCGGAATTTAAGGTAACTCTCAACAGTCCGAGTAACCAAATCGTGAGAGTTAATTATGCTACGGCTGATGGCACGGCTACGGTGGCTGACCGTGACTATGAGCCAACTAGCGGAGAGCTAGTTTTTCGGAGGGGTCAAACGGAAAGGGTGATCAGAGTTCCGGTGATTGGAGATACCAAAGTCGAACCGGATGAAACCTTTAAGGTAATCCTCAGTGACCCACAAAATGCCGAGTTGGGTCGGGATAAAGCTACGGGTACTATTCTTAATGATGATGGACTCGTTAGTGCCAATATCTCCATTGCAGACACTCAGCTAAAAGAAGGCGATCGCGGTCGCAGTTTTGCCGAATTTAAGGTAACTCTCGACCGTCCGAGTAACCAAATCGTGAGAGTTAATTATACTACCGCTGATGGCACGGCTACCGTGGCTGACCGTGACTATGAGCGAACTAGGGGAGAGCTAGTTTTTCGGAGGGGTCAAACGGAAAGGGTGATCAGAGTTCCGGTGATTGGAGATACCAAAATCGAACCAGATGAAACCTTTAAGGTAATTCTCAGTAACCCACAAAATGCCGAGTTGGAACGGGGTGAAGCGATCGGCACTATTCTTGATGACGATGACCCTATTGAACCTCCTGTGATCCCCTTTGTGCTTGGCAACCTTACTGGTGAAATCGTTAGGACGAACCGAATCGGCTTTATTGAATCAGGAAAGCGTGATGTCAATGATTATTACAGCTTCAGACTGAATCGTACCGGTACTGTCACAA
- a CDS encoding Calx-beta domain-containing protein — MENTREILSAIMPEPSDYPNPLPPLGFSGDGSVNPLTAAAQIEAALTQVNQQLTEFVASANFQGDLQTAFGASTDVELGATIIEALSQGETPHLKVLSARAMNGADGAFDSLTGTVYLSDAIIHSEKLVDVITEEFGHYIDSQLNEIDSPGDEGELFMRLVNGEALTEADITGLRNQNDWGFIWVEGEPVAVQMSAPPEFAWTDLLGTHLVAGARGTLGQDGARALTTGSDGSIYVAGATMGDLDGQTNSGRSDAFIIKYQPDGTKAWTRLLGSRSWDLASALTTGRDGSIYVAGYTEGDLDGQTHSGSADAFITKYQPNGTKAWTRLLGTSSSDSASALTTGSDGSIYVAGWTEGSLGGQTNSGNGDAFITKYQPDGTKDWTRLLGSGEEDWANALTTGSDGSIYVAGYTSGNLDGQRNSGSGDAFITRFQPNGTKDWTRLLGSGEEDWANALTTGSDGSIYVAGRTWGNLDGQTNSGNSDAFISRFQPDGTKDWTRLLGTRSWDVAEALTTGSDGSIYVAGRTWGNLDGQTNSGNSDAFISRFQPDGTKDWTRLLGTRSWDLARALTTGNDGSIYVAGNTAGNLGGQTNSGRNGDAFIAKLIVDEEDEDFPQISIADTQVEEGDRGQTNARFVVTLDNPSSQRVTVNYATADGTATLRDRDYQRTTGRLVFQPGQTRQFINVPVFGDTKVEPDETFTVNLSNPQNAELGRRRATGTILNDDIIVPQITIADTQVKEGDRGQTNARFVVTLDNPSPERVTVNYATADGTATVRDRDYRRTTGRLVFQPGQTRQVINVPVFGDTKVEPDETFTVNLSNPQNAELGRRRATGTILNDDFPQISIRDTKVKEGDRGQTNARFVVTLDNPSPERVTVNYATADGTATVRDRDYRRTTGRLVFQPGQTRQFIDVPVFGDTKVEPDETFTVNLSNPQNAELGRRRATGTILNDDFPQISIRDTEITEGDRGQTNARFVVTLDNPSPERVTVNYATADGTATVRDRDYQRTTGRLVFQPGQTRQFIDVPVFGDTKVELDETFTVNLSNPQNAELGRRRAIGTIRNDDFQGGNNNQQPKPPDNDIFPNVVNLGRLTGEIVKNDEIGFNEAGARNTEDYYRFILNREGTFQVVLDDLFQDANLQLLGSTGEIINQSRNPDTQREIITERRLEPGTYYVKVFPHLGARTKYRLSLNLI, encoded by the coding sequence ATGGAAAATACCAGAGAAATCTTATCGGCTATAATGCCGGAACCATCGGATTATCCGAATCCCCTACCCCCATTGGGATTCAGCGGTGATGGGTCGGTAAATCCACTGACAGCAGCAGCACAAATCGAGGCGGCATTAACTCAGGTTAACCAACAATTAACAGAGTTTGTCGCCTCCGCGAATTTTCAGGGGGATTTACAAACCGCTTTCGGTGCATCTACGGATGTGGAATTAGGGGCAACTATTATTGAGGCTTTGAGTCAGGGAGAAACACCACATCTGAAAGTTCTTTCCGCCAGAGCCATGAATGGTGCGGATGGTGCTTTTGATTCCCTGACGGGTACGGTGTATTTATCGGATGCCATAATTCACAGTGAGAAACTCGTGGATGTGATAACGGAGGAATTTGGGCATTATATAGACTCCCAATTAAACGAAATCGACTCCCCAGGAGATGAGGGTGAGTTATTTATGCGGTTAGTGAATGGGGAAGCGTTGACAGAAGCAGATATCACCGGGTTAAGAAATCAGAATGATTGGGGTTTCATCTGGGTAGAAGGAGAACCGGTAGCAGTACAGATGTCCGCGCCGCCAGAGTTCGCCTGGACAGACCTGTTGGGAACCCATTTGGTAGCCGGTGCGCGGGGAACCTTGGGGCAGGACGGGGCTCGTGCCCTGACCACCGGTAGTGATGGGTCGATTTATGTGGCGGGTGCGACTATGGGCGACCTAGATGGACAAACCAATAGTGGTCGCAGTGATGCCTTTATCATCAAGTACCAGCCTGATGGCACTAAAGCCTGGACGCGCCTGCTGGGAAGCCGGAGTTGGGACTTAGCTAGTGCCCTGACCACCGGTAGGGATGGGTCGATTTATGTAGCCGGCTATACTGAGGGCGACCTAGATGGACAAACCCATAGTGGTAGCGCAGATGCCTTTATCACCAAGTATCAGCCCAATGGCACTAAAGCCTGGACGCGCCTGCTGGGAACCAGTAGTTCGGACTCAGCTAGTGCCCTGACCACCGGTAGTGATGGGTCTATTTATGTGGCGGGCTGGACTGAGGGCAGCCTAGGTGGACAAACCAATAGTGGTAACGGTGATGCCTTTATCACCAAGTATCAGCCTGATGGTACTAAAGACTGGACGCGCCTGTTGGGAAGCGGTGAAGAGGACTGGGCTAATGCCCTGACCACTGGTAGTGATGGGTCTATTTATGTGGCGGGCTATACTTCAGGCAACCTAGATGGACAAAGAAATAGTGGTAGCGGTGATGCCTTTATCACCAGGTTTCAGCCCAATGGCACTAAAGACTGGACGCGCCTGTTGGGAAGCGGTGAAGAGGACTGGGCTAATGCCCTGACCACCGGTAGTGATGGGTCGATTTATGTGGCGGGTCGGACTTGGGGCAACCTAGATGGACAAACCAATAGTGGTAACAGTGATGCCTTTATCAGCAGGTTTCAGCCTGATGGTACTAAAGACTGGACGCGCCTGCTGGGAACCCGTAGTTGGGACGTGGCTGAGGCCCTGACCACCGGTAGTGATGGGTCGATTTATGTGGCGGGTCGGACTTGGGGCAACCTAGATGGACAAACCAATAGTGGTAACAGTGATGCCTTTATCAGCAGGTTTCAGCCTGATGGTACTAAAGACTGGACGCGCCTGCTGGGAACCCGTAGTTGGGATTTGGCTCGTGCCCTGACCACCGGTAATGATGGGTCGATTTATGTGGCTGGCAATACTGCGGGCAACCTAGGTGGACAAACCAATAGTGGCAGGAATGGCGATGCCTTTATCGCTAAGTTAATTGTTGATGAGGAGGATGAGGATTTCCCCCAAATATCTATCGCAGACACTCAGGTAGAAGAAGGCGATCGCGGTCAGACTAATGCTCGTTTTGTCGTCACATTAGATAATCCTAGCAGTCAGAGGGTAACAGTTAATTATGCTACCGCTGACGGTACAGCTACCCTCAGAGACCGAGACTATCAACGCACCACGGGAAGGCTGGTATTTCAACCCGGTCAAACTCGCCAATTTATTAATGTTCCGGTGTTTGGGGATACCAAAGTCGAACCTGATGAAACCTTTACCGTCAACCTCAGTAACCCTCAAAATGCCGAATTAGGAAGGCGACGTGCTACGGGAACTATTCTGAATGATGATATTATAGTGCCCCAAATTACGATCGCAGACACTCAGGTAAAAGAAGGCGATCGCGGTCAGACTAATGCTCGTTTTGTCGTCACATTAGATAATCCTAGCCCGGAGAGGGTAACAGTTAATTATGCTACCGCTGACGGTACAGCTACGGTCAGAGACCGAGACTATCGACGCACCACCGGAAGGCTGGTATTTCAACCCGGTCAAACCCGCCAAGTCATTAATGTTCCCGTGTTTGGGGATACTAAAGTCGAACCTGATGAAACCTTTACCGTCAACCTGAGTAACCCTCAAAATGCCGAATTAGGAAGGCGACGTGCTACGGGAACTATTCTGAATGATGATTTCCCCCAAATATCTATCAGAGACACTAAGGTAAAAGAAGGCGATCGCGGTCAGACTAATGCTCGTTTTGTCGTCACATTAGATAATCCTAGCCCGGAGAGGGTAACAGTTAATTATGCTACCGCTGACGGTACAGCTACGGTCAGAGACCGAGACTATCGACGCACGACGGGAAGGCTGGTATTTCAACCCGGTCAAACTCGCCAATTTATTGATGTTCCCGTGTTTGGGGATACTAAAGTCGAACCTGATGAAACCTTTACCGTCAACCTCAGTAACCCTCAAAATGCCGAATTAGGAAGGCGACGTGCTACGGGAACTATTCTGAATGATGATTTCCCCCAAATCTCTATCAGAGATACGGAAATCACAGAAGGCGATCGCGGTCAGACTAATGCTCGTTTTGTGGTCACATTAGATAATCCTAGCCCGGAGAGAGTAACAGTTAATTATGCTACCGCTGACGGTACAGCTACGGTCAGAGACCGAGACTATCAACGCACGACGGGAAGGCTGGTATTTCAACCCGGTCAAACTCGCCAATTTATTGATGTTCCCGTGTTTGGGGATACTAAAGTCGAACTTGATGAAACCTTTACCGTCAACCTCAGTAACCCTCAAAATGCCGAATTAGGAAGGCGACGTGCTATCGGAACTATTCGGAATGATGATTTCCAAGGGGGGAATAATAACCAACAACCTAAACCACCCGATAATGATATCTTCCCTAATGTGGTAAACCTGGGTAGACTCACTGGAGAAATTGTCAAGAATGACGAAATTGGTTTTAACGAAGCAGGCGCTCGCAATACCGAGGACTATTACCGCTTTATCCTCAATCGTGAAGGTACTTTTCAAGTGGTTTTGGATGACCTATTTCAAGATGCTAACCTGCAATTGTTGGGTAGTACAGGGGAGATAATTAATCAATCCAGAAACCCTGATACTCAGCGGGAAATTATCACCGAACGAAGACTAGAACCGGGAACTTATTATGTCAAGGTATTTCCCCACCTGGGGGCACGCACTAAATACAGGTTAAGTCTTAACTTAATTTAG